A window of the Parambassis ranga chromosome 17, fParRan2.1, whole genome shotgun sequence genome harbors these coding sequences:
- the xirp1 gene encoding xin actin-binding repeat-containing protein 1: protein MADEARKVTVSQSCHGEDDLPPPPPPPPVPPKPFDYEGPSSISSLLPLPPPKETFSTFYQQRQKSELKRLFKHIHPDLRESFDDVVDDEIMKAVQPESTQAADAAYQGEVQSMRWIFENWTLDNIGDPHATKKLLEDEELKGGDVRGTSSMFEHIDSSQQTSAKRQISVTGDVRTSTWLFETQPLDSLSKSKGEGPEMVEALLKEPIQPGDVRGTRLLFESKPLSDLGRCNSIEDHSFLKLRSELQEQKGDVQKTVKLFQTEPCCAIRDDSGNIHEIKSICREEINSSSISTARWLFETKPLDLINKGTDGVKIIRGISLEEGHRGGVERKKWMFETQPFDTIQEVTGVNTVEGTGAEYSGEADVVNKKKLFEMQPLAALKGDSAEKPLEKEEVIGGDVKTSLWLFETQPMEALSDNYEVGRLKKITLSAEEQGEVKDKKQMFESCSIQKNISFKEQEIEKGDVKGFKQLFETIPLSKIAHSDEEIAEKENEITAGNVKGNRAMFETTPLYAIKDSSGNLHKVTTVSREEFIKGKVKNYKWMFETKPLDQLAEGNGNVEVIKGITRQEDTTGDVKMAKWLFETQTIDGIHSKFNETEQSSSLEEEPRKGDVKTCKWLFETQPMDILYDKSEKVKDKDAVDNADVKSITWLFESQSLDSIKDSGEYSLKLCSTVKSEIGVQNVKCLFETETLDRIRKDSEQDLKCVSQVNFQSGEVSRVKELFESQSLDEIGSELLTASDEQNHEGHVEKGSVHKFTWMFENCPMNLINKEGDSTNISRVGGVESGDVQNKKFIFETSSLDKIHSEPLEQKSVSVELPVSNVDVKSSTMMFESQPLYAIRDNEGQFHEVTTVKKEEVMSGDVRGARWMFETKPLDAIKAENEVYVIRAVTQEDVKKGDVKSARWKFETQPLDSFTSQDTPSVRVEEDCENSNVQLNKQIFESDQSSKKFVRMVSVTDVQQGDVRTSTWLFENQSIDSLKGEPQEQSPVKTVHREDTRKGDVKRCTWLFESQPLDKIKEPEDPTVQGVEEIPKADVKCTTWLFETTPLDKITAHSVADTLSYLYETSFVHSSGIIIEANESRNVNMAKYLLESNKGVQIQKEEVVGGNLRNIVLQLLVKPTLKPQVTLLRETERGEVTTTVVELPVPQSSTTESDQRVQNIAQRIDELLKQDQNFKKGIIMQETAEGQAEMSVYLLSCSYEMKTESHVMEKGDVKSAIGNLMATASSQRTAASCKVDENEKGNVNLYKSCIEKGDLHYLKTLQTERFEDEVDASHLAKEQIETVHGGVREAKRSLCLQKEQVERTVSDVLPGDVKNTKKVFSSEGSVSVDSCIPKEEIIPGDVLSAKQQLAVKQPMFVEKEEIVAGDIKATMQSLERAKQQSMCVEREVIKPGTIYDMDLSTQGPEIDGNQVQKEVIISGDVKAAKKSLEMAKQQSLHVEREVIVPGKIYNLNVSAQEESSSTVVQSTCSSSTRSQQIRTKPKVSDAEKDQKSHVSFEACQQVIVSNCAQESLPPFVSCELNGHTTEDETEEVIRGDVKAAIKSLQSAATEQKFLDKENIVRGNVQLALDSLEKSSVNVTKGDYKAAMIYRNSGRACSGRSKQCVVVSVPPSDTTLSPSISVTCEGHPSITTQNPTPNLVANGNSVSPSSDSLTPSSLVPQKSERPALPPKPQWTKSVVVEDPNTSPVPVTNDNVQCAAIPPKQSPQRSHTVEKLQETHGNIKKQTVHVTYQHQQKGGDEAAQDSIQTNRHPTLDSTAQENKRRPAPLTGSKSDCQLSMSNNELEIERNVIQKINAAEEIQMCLKNYAEDGKQEMNMSLQAALQNFERKNSETLDRRPLLSKKVKVINDSDLKQSENRQHQTHHKKHNKTKENSSADAGQMQQGNKKQDNQIDKVVLREKKGRETEDERRQRLSVHKDEIMKGNVNAAMEIFENLRKREELKGILSQVQEIEGDTSSVDASSLKTLYENVPAWMDTPSVKQSKMEEKKVVEVETQDDDLESVSSVETAFEDLEKASKDIMNLKDQTLAKLLDIEEVIKKALYSVSNLKSEADIAGLSGLFAESLKSEQNPQPANNIRKISIVSSKAKSGQTRETTDVNLQTDLDSNIEVPPKNKPLIRQSSSQSSPSFISIHSAARKPAEQQKPAMSTFKPTTEEVSNGDLAAAESSKNSPRRKVSVLEVKTAPEQPSGIIGTKTVSERYEETDGFGNVFVSSVTSTFVTKQSDNKASALFEVGGSPTRYQVMTSPIMRRPGRTFEDKVLRNTKEDGTVFVTFSQQREKH, encoded by the coding sequence ATGGCTGATGAAGCCAGGAAAGTCACAGTTTCTCAGTCATGTCATGGTGAAGACGACCTGCCTCCCCCACCGCCTCCTCCCCCTGTACCACCCAAACCCTTCGACTATGAAGGGCCTTCATCAATAAGTagcctcctccctctgcctccacctAAGGAAACTTTCTCTACATTCTACCAGCAGCGGCAGAAGAGTGAGCTGAAGAGGCTCTTTAAACACATCCACCCAGACCTTCGGGAAAGTTTTGATGATGTGGTGGATGATGAGATAATGAAGGCAGTGCAGCCAGAAAGTACTCAGGCAGCAGACGCAGCTTATCAGGGTGAAGTGCAGTCCATGAGATGGATCTTTGAGAACTGGACTCTGGACAATATTGGAGATCCTCATGCAACCAAGAAGCTGCTGGAAGATGAGGAGTTAAAAGGTGGAGATGTCAGAGGCACCTCCTCAATGTTCGAGCACATTGACAGCAGTCAGCAAACGTCTGCTAAAAGACAGATTTCTGTTACAGGGGATGTGAGAACATCAACATGGCTGTTTGAAACCCAGCCCTTAGATTCTCTTAGTAAATCAAAAGGAGAAGGGCCCGAAATGGTTGAGGCGCTGCTGAAAGAACCCATCCAGCCTGGAGATGTAAGAGGGACTCGGCTGCTCTTTGAGTCTAAACCGCTAAGTGACTTGGGACGCTGCAACTCCATTGAAGACCATAGCTTCCTGAAACTGAGATCTGAGCTTCAGGAGCAGAAAGGAGATGTACAGAAGACTGTGAAACTTTTCCAGACTGAGCCATGCTGTGCCATCAGAGACGACAGTGGCAATATCCATGAGATCAAATCCATCTGCAGGGAAGAGATAAACAGCAGTAGCATCAGCACTGCCCGCTGGCTTTTTGAAACCAAGCCTCTGGACCTGATCAATAAGGGGACTGATGGAGTGAAAATAATTCGAGGTATATCTCTGGAGGAGGGGCACAGAGGAGGTGTTGAGCGGAAAAAGTGGATGTTTGAAACTCAACCATTCGACACAATACAAGAGGTCACGGGGGTGAATACAGTTGAAGGAACAGGTGCTGAATACTCAGGAGAGGCTGATGTTGTGAACAAGaagaagctctttgagatgcagcccTTGGCAGCACTAAAAGGCGACTCTGCTGAAAAGCCTTTGGAAAAGGAAGAAGTAATAGGAGGAGATGTTAAGACTTCCCTCTGGCTGTTTGAAACTCAACCTATGGAGGCTCTTAGTGATAACTATGAAGTCGGCCGCCTGAAGAAAATTACTCTTTCAGCTGAAGAACAAGGAGaagtaaaagacaaaaaacaaatgtttgagaGCTGCAGCATTCAAAAAAACATCTCATTCAAAGAACAAGAGATAGAAAAAGGGGACGTTAAAGGGTTCAAACAACTTTTTGAGACAATTCCTTTGAGCAAAATTGCTCATTCAGACGAGGAGATTGCTGAGAAGGAAAATGAGATAACAGCTGGAAATGTCAAAGGTAACAGAGCAATGTTTGAGACAACTCCTTTATATGCCATAAAAGACAGCTCCGGAAACCTCCACAAGGTGACAACAGTCAGCAGAGAGGAATTCATCAAAGGAAAGGTCAAAAACTACAAGTGGATGTTTGAGACCAAGCCTTTAGATCAGCTGGCTGAAGGAAACGGAAATGTTGAGGTAATCAAAGGTATTACCAGACAAGAGGACACAACGGGCGATGTCAAGATGGCAAAATggctttttgaaactcagacaATAGATGGGATCCATTCAAAGTTCAATGAGACAGAGCAAAGTTCTTCTTTGGAAGAGGAGCCACGAAAAGGTGATGTCAAGACCTGTAAGTGGTTATTTGAGACGCAACCGATGGACATTTTATATGACAAATCAGAAAAAGTGAAAGATAAAGATGCAGTTGACAACGCCGACGTCAAGTCCATCACTTGGCTTTTTGAGTCACAGTCTCTAGACAGCATCAAAGACAGTGGGGAGTACAGTTTGAAGCTATGCAGCACTGTCAAGTCCGAGATTGGTGTTCAAAACGTTAAGTGTCTTTTTGAAACAGAAACTTTGGACAGAATAAGAAAGGATTCAGAACAAGACCTGAAATGTGTCAGTCAGGTCAACTTTCAGTCAGGGGAGGTCTCCAGAGTCAAAGAACTTTTTGAATCCCAGTCCCTTGATGAAATAGGATCAGAACTGCTGACAGCATCTGATGAGCAGAACCACGAAGGACATGTTGAAAAAGGTTCAGTACATAAATTTACCTGGATGTTTGAGAACTGTCCCATGAACTTGATCAACAAGGAAGGCGACAGTACAAACATATCGAGAGTTGGAGGAGTTGAGAGTGGTGATGTCCAGAACAAAAAGTTTATATTTGAAACCTCCTCGCTGGATAAAATCCACAGTGAGCCGCTTgagcagaagtcagtttccGTGGAGCTGCCTGTAAGCAATGTTGATGTGAAATCAAGCACAATGATGTTTGAGTCGCAGCCGCTGTATGCCATCAGAGACAATGAGGGCCAGTTTCATGAGGTGACAACTGTCAAAAAAGAGGAAGTAATGAGTGGTGATGTAAGAGGAGCAAGGTGGATGTTTGAGACAAAACCACTGGATGCCATCAAGGCCGAAAATGAAGTTTATGTGATTCGAGCTGTCACTCAAGAAGATGTCAAGAAGGGAGATGTCAAATCAGCCAGATGGAAGTTCGAGACACAGCCTCTGGACTCGTTCACTAGCCAGGATACACCCTCTGTCAGGGTTGAAGAAGACTGTGAAAACAGCAATGTGCAGCTCAATAAACAGATATTTGAGTCTGATCAGTCGTCCAAGAAGTTTGTCAGGATGGTGAGTGTCACTGATGTCCAGCAAGGTGATGTCAGGACCTCCACCTGGCTCTTTGAGAATCAATCCATTGACAGTTTGAAAGGGGAGCCGCAGGAGCAGAGTCCAGTAAAAACAGTTCACCGGGAAGACACCCGGAAAGGAGATGTGAAACGCTGCACCTGGCTGTTTGAATCACAGCCACTGGATAAGATCAAGGAGCCAGAAGACCCCACGGTGCAAGGTGTGGAGGAGATACCAAAAGCAGATGTGAAGTGCACTACCTGGCTCTTTGAGACCACACCCTTGGACAAGATCACTGCTCACAGTGTTGCCGACACCCTTTCATATCTCTATGAAACGAGTTTTGTTCACTCAAGTGGCATCATAATAGAAGCAAATGAGAGCAGGAATGTTAACATGGCAAAATATCTGCTTGAAAGCAACAAAGGGGTGCAGATTCAGAAAGAGGAGGTTGTTGGAGGTAACCTTAGGAACATTGTGTTACAGCTCTTAGTCAAACCAACACTGAAACCGCAAGTCACTCTtctgagagaaacagaaagaggtgAAGTTACCACCACAGTAGTAGAGCTGCCAGTCCCCCAGTCGTCCACCACTGAGAGCGATCAAAGGGTGCAAAACATCGCTCAGAGGATTGATGAGCTCCTTAAACAGGATCAGAATTTTAAAAAGGGAATCATAATGCAAGAGACTGCAGAGGGACAAGCAGAGATGTCTGTTTATTTGCTCAGCTGCAGTTATGAGATGAAGACTGAGAGCCACGTCATGGAGAAAGGAGATGTAAAGTCTGCAATCGGAAATCTGATGGCCACGGCCAGCAGTCAAAGAACTGCAGCGTCATGTAAAGTGGATGAAAACGAGAAAGGAAATGTAAATTTGTACAAAAGTTGCATTGAGAAAGGAGATCTGCATTACCTAAAGACTCTTCAAACTGAGAGATTCGAAGATGAAGTCGATGCCAGCCATCTGGCTAAGGAGCAGATCGAAACAGTTCATGGAGGAGTGAGAGAGGCAAAGAGAAGTCTTTGTCTGCAAAAAGAGCAGGTAGAGCGAACAGTCTCGGATGTTTTACCAGGGGATGTAAAGAACACCAAAAAAGTGTTTTCATCAGAGGGCTCTGTCAGTGTTGACAGCTGTATTCCAAAGGAAGAAATCATTCCTGGAGATGTCTTATCAGCAAAGCAACAACTTGCAGTAAAACAACCTATGTTTGTGGAAAAAGAGGAAATTGTGGCTGGTGACATCAAAGCAACCATGCAGTCATTAGAGCGTGCAAAGCAACAAAGCATGTGTGTGGAGCGGGAGGTCATTAAACCCGGAACCATCTATGACATGGACTTGTCCACTCAAGGTCCTGAAATAGATGGAAACCAAGTTCAAAAAGAGGTCATTATATCCGGAGATGTGAAAGCAGCTAAAAAGTCTCTTGAAATGGCCAAACAGCAGAGTTTGCATGTGGAGCGTGAAGTCATTGTTCCTGGAAAAATATACAACCTGAATGTGTCAGCGCAGGAGGAAAGCTCTTCAACAGTGGTACAATCTACATGTTCATCCTCCACCAGAAGCCAGCAAATCAGGACTAAACCAAAGGTCAGTGATGCAGAGAAAGATCAGAAAAGCCATGTTTCCTTTGAGGCTTGTCAACAAGTTATAGTCAGTAATTGTGCCCAAGAATCGCTACCACCTTTTGTAAGTTGTGAGCTTAACGGTCATACAACAGAGGATGAGACAGAAGAAGTTATCAGAGGAGATGTGAAGGCAGCCATTAAATCTCTGCAGAGTGCAGCAACAGAGCAGAAGTTTCTAGACAAAGAAAACATTGTAAGAGGTAATGTGCAGTTGGCTCTGGATTCTCTCGAGAAGTCTAGTGTAAATGTAACCAAAGGAGACTATAAAGCTGCTATGATATACAGGAATTCAGGCAGGGCTTGTTCAGGGAGGAGCAAGCAGTGTGTTGTGGTGTCTGTGCCTCCATCTGACACAACATTATCTCCTTCAATTTCAGTAACCTGTGAAGGACACCCATCCATTACAACACAGAATCCAACTCCCAACCTTGTAGCAAATGGAAACTCAGTATCACCCAGTTCTGACAGTCTAACTCCATCATCTCTGGTCCCTCAAAAGTCTGAGAGGCCAGCTTTACCACCAAAGCCGCAGTGGACAAAATCTGTGGTTGTGGAAGATCCAAATACGTCGCCAGTTCCTGTTACCAATGACAATGTACAATGTGCAGCTATTCCCCCAAAACAAAGTCCACAGAGGAGCCACACTGTGGAGAAACTCCAAGAAACACATGGCAACATCAAAAAACAGACTGTGCATGTAACATACCAGCACCAGCAAAAAGGTGGTGATGAAGCAGCTCAAGATTCAATTCAAACAAATCGACATCCAACACTAGACTCGACAGCTCAGGAGAACAAGAGAAGGCCAGCACCACTGACAGGAAGCAAGTCAGACTGCCAACTATCAATGTCAAACAATGAGCTGGAGATAGAAAGAAATGTGATACAGAAAATAAATGCTGCTGAGGAGATACAGATGTGTCTGAAGAATTACGCAGAAGATGgtaaacaggaaatgaacatgAGCCTTCAGGCTGCTCTCCAGAATTTTGAAAGAAAGAACAGTGAGACCCTAGACAGAAGACCTTTGCTCTCCAAGAAGGTTAAAGTCATAAATGATAGTGATCTTAAACAATCTGAAAACCGGCAACACCAAACacatcacaaaaaacacaacaagaccAAAGAAAACAGCTCTGCTGATGCAGGCCAAATGCAGCAAGGCAATAAAAAGCAAGACAACCAGATTGACAAAGTCGTTTtaagagaaaagaaagggagggagacagaggatgAAAGACGACAAAGACTTTCTGTCCATAAGGACGAGATCATGAAAGGAAATGTGAATGCAGCCATGGAGATCTTTGAAAATTTAAGGAAACGAGAGGAACTCAAAGGAATTCTGTCCCAAGTGCAAGAGATAGAAGGAGACACCAGCAGTGTAGATGCTAGCTCATTGAAGACATTATATGAGAATGTCCCTGCATGGATGGACACGCCAAGTGTTAAGCAAagtaaaatggaggaaaagaaaGTGGTTGAAGTAGAAACTCAGGATGATGATCTTGAAAGCGTCTCCTCAGTCGAGACGGCGTTTGAGGATCTGGAAAAGGCAAGCAAGGATATAATGAATCTAAAAGATCAGACTTTAGCCAAACTTCTTGACATTGAGGAGGTGATTAAAAAGGCTTTGTACTCCGTTTCCAATCTAAAGTCTGAGGCTGACATAGCAGGCTTGTCAGGCCTGTTTGCTGAATCTCTGAAATCTGAGCAAAACCCTCAACCGGCCAACAACATCAGGAAGATAAGTATTGTATCAAGCAAGGCCAAATCAGGACAAACCAGAGAGACGACTGATGTTAATCTCCAAACAGACCTGGATTCCAACATAGAAGTTCCCCCAAAAAATAAGCCACTCATTAGACAGTCTTCCTCTCAGTCCTCCCCATCCTTCATCTCCATTCACTCAGCTGCCAGAAAGCCTGCAGAGCAACAGAAGCCAGCGATGTCAACGTTCAAACCAACAACAGAGGAAGTATCTAATGGCGATCTGGCAGCCGCTGAGTCTTCAAAAAACAGTCCTAGACGCAAGGTCAGTGTGCTCGAGGTGAAAACTGCTCCAGAGCAACCGTCAGGGATAATCGGCACGAAGACTGTCAGTGAAAGATATGAGGAGACTGATGGTTTCGGCAACGTTTTTGTTTCTTCTGTGACTTCCACATTCGTCACCAAACAGTCTGACAATAAAGCTTCTGCTCTGTTTGAAGTAGGTGGGAGTCCAACCAGATACCAAGTCATGACATCCCCAATAATGCGACGGCCCGGTCGCACctttgaagacaaagtgttgAGAAACACCAAGGAGGATGGGACCGTATTTGTAACATTTAGCCAACAAAGGGAAAAGCACTGA